The genomic region caccctcttctGGTCATATGATAAAACTACATCAGCAAAGACACAGGGATCATAGGCAAGTCTGTGCAAAATGTATACAGtgcaaataaatagaaatagGGTTTTAACCTACCGCCCTCCCATTTTGTAGCCACCTCCGAATCCGCcgcctccaccaccacctccataGCCGCCACGGTCTCCCCCACGGAAACCTCCCCCACGTCCTCTGAAGCCACCACCTCTGTCACCACCATAACCACCTCTGCTTCCACGATCTGCAAACGGTCACAACAAAGTCAGCAAGACAAGATATCCACAAACTGCCTACAATTACGAGCAGCTTTttcttcagtcatttttttgtttacagtctCAAGTGTTTTTTCCGTTTTTGCCAGCACGGACATCAAATCAAAGcactcacctcctccacctccaaatCCTCCTGCATCTCCTGGTTTGGGTGCACCACACTTGTTACACTCTTGTCGTCGTGCAAAATTCATGTTGCCACAAGAGCTGAGGACAGAAATCAGAGGGGTATTTTATACACACAAACTTCATAACTGAAGCAAAATGAGAGCCATCTCCTATTTATATGAAGAATATCTTgaaaattacataaaaactaaGTATTTTTCGACAAACCTGTTTGGGCAGGGCCAATCTCCTCCCTTAATGTCAAAGTTGGggcctccaccaccaccacgaCCTCTGAAACCTATTGAAAAACAACTGGTCAATAACTTCACTGCAGCATTGATACAAACTAATTCATTTCAAACAGAGATATTTCAGACAGCCCAGTTGGATTAGACCCACCTCCTCGTCCACCCcttccgcctcctcctcctcctcctcctcccatgcCGCCTCCTCGCTGTGTGAACTCAGCTCTGCGGGTGGCAAATGATACCTTGATTGGCTTGCCATTGAACTCCTTTCCTGAAAGGACAAGACAACAAAGCGACACTTTAAAGAGACACTGAATGATATGGGAGTGTGATTAGAGAATTTCAAAGATCCTCCAGTGGTCTTACCATCAAACCAATCAATAGCAGCTTTGGCAGAAGGCGGGTCATCAAACGACACTGTAGCTTCTCCTTTTGGCCGACCTGTGGCCTTGTCAGAGTAGATGTTGATCATTGGCTGGCCAGTCTTCTTGTTTACCTAAAAGTATAAAATGAAAGCATAAAATTGAATACAAAGTAGTACTGAGCAACTGTTTACTATGAAAAAAGGCCAATCTGTCATTGACTCTTAAAAACCAAAATGTCACATTCAAGTAACAgtacactgcaaaaaaacaaaacaaaagaatcaTTCAGTACCTTGATGATACCAATTTGCTTGAAGTAGTCTCCAACTTCCTGTACTGTGGCTTCTTCTCCCAGTCCCTGGACAAAAATGGTGTTGTTGTCAGAGTTGTCCTGCTCACCATCTGTGAAGAAGATCAATGGAGAGACGATGTGAGCAATAATTATACACTACTCGACTACACGTAAAATTGTCACAGTATGACACCTAGTCAGCTAAACTTCAGATATAACAATGTCCATTAAGGAAATGATTGTGATTCAATTTCACCTGCTTTAGTGAAAATGGGTGCAATGAGAAGTAAAAGCAAGACAACCCCACAAGGAAAGGGTTTTTTCATGTGGTGGCCACAGACAATTGCCCTTTCTCTATCCTTCCTGACTGACAACGCTCTAGTTTTGTGTTCTCCTAGTGTCCTTGTCACAACTGGTAGCATGAGGCAGTAGTAAACCTAACCAGTAGCAACCTAATCAGGTTGCGCAGGTAAAGCCATTGAAAGAATCTAGATGTCATGGTGGACATAAAACCAGTAATGCTGCCTGTAAGATCATGCAGAATGACCAGTTTGGCAGTGGGTCACCCCAAAGCGTTGGTCAGACCTTATATATCCTGTCATCGACTATCTAGTTCCCCTGACCTAAGTCCAACTAAACACCTATGGAACTTTGTGGATTGTTGCATACAGTGCCGCCAAGTGAGGCCACAGACTGTCCAGGATCTAACTGATGCCCTGATCTAGGTCTGGGAGGAGATCCCAACAGGACGCTAGCCATCGACTAATCAGGATAAGGCCCAGACATTGTAGGGAGTGCATAGATACACTAATGAGTAAAATTATGAGTTGCCATGATAGATACAAGCAAGTTGGACCAGTCTGtgatttcaacaattaactTTGATTTTAGATGCGATTTTAAATACTGCCCTTGgtaagttgttgtttttccttttcgcTGACTGTTACGTCAGTTTGTTCTCAACAAGTTATACAATGTACATCAGTAAAAGATGTTGATCTTCATTTGTGTGATTTAAGTCTTCCCTTATTTGtttttgagcagtgtatatGGAGACCTCTCACTTACTGTGTCCATCACACAGTCAGAAGATGAACAAAACGTTATTTAATCACGTAATGATCAAAGACAAGTACCTGGTTCATCCCTTGAGCCGTAGTCTCGAGATCCTGTAAAACAGAGAGGATGGAAAATAACACTTGAGGAAGGAGTCTGGAAACTGTCCACActgtttcacacattcatttaactTCATTCCTATCAATGCATAATgataaacaaaattaaataaatgtccATGTTTACAGCTCTCTGATGGGTGTTTTTATACCGTTGCGCCACATACCAACACCTTGCAACAAGAACAgaattgttctgttttcttttgagcTTACACCAGAAATGAAAACCACCAAAATGTCTCCCGTTTTTAGAAAGTTTTCCTTCTTCGTCCTGGGAACACCTCTGTCATATACAATCAGCCCTTGTCTTCATGCAACAATACCATTATTTTACATCTCAGGCTCCATGTTCTTTACCATATCTGAAGTCATTTATGAGAATTCCTGATAAGAATAATAGGTGGAGTCCCTTGGGATCTGGACATGAAACTGGTGGCATTCACTGAGTTTTTTTaatcccccttttctttttgctAACTCCCCCACCGACACAGTTCTGATGCTCGTCACTTACCACCGTAATTTTTGTAGCCACCACGGTCACCACCTCTGCAGAGGAAAAATTGGAGATATGATGGCTTTTCCTTTGTCCCAACTGAGAGCTCAAAGCTCCCCTACATCCCCATCAGTATGCACTCCTCCCAGGGTGTGCGACTATGGTGGAAATGTCTCACACGAGGAATGCGTTAGTCTTTGACATTAAGAGATCAATGAACAGACGACTAGGCAGCTCTGACTGAACAATCAGGCAGACGAGTGAAGACAATTACTACATGTCATTGGGTCACCATTTACAAAGAATTTGTTTAGAATTTACTTTCCTTTTACGTGACCAGATTAGATACCAATCGCTGGAACACCagctgaatttgttttttttaaaacatgaggCCAAATTCGTGTGAAGGGGTGTAGCAACTGATAAGCAATCTTCCACTGAGTGCGTTTATGAGATCCTTTAACTGAGGTCCAAGTTTTAGCTCAATCTCTCTGAATACCTGTAGTATGAAATGTAGATCCATGTTAACACAACACATATGTTCGCCATTGTCAAATATACAACACTTGAATGAAACCTGTTGAATGTGAAGCAGCTGAAGATGTAGGCTCCAGGTCTAGGGACATTGTTTTAGCAGAGTTTCCATTGTTCAAATACTATTCTGTGGTCTTCAAAGCACAAGAAACACCAAAACTGAGtttctggtaaaataaaaaaaaggtatggCTGCTCGAGATTTtgctttgataaaaaaataaaaaaatgaaaaccacAGCCAAAGTCCCCCATTCTGTTTGATTTAAGATCAAATAACAAAAAGCGACAAAAAAGCACTTCTCTGAATTAAAGCAATTCAAAATGGTTTCAGGATATACAACATGATGTAGAACAAACAGGACCCGTTAACAAGGCATTATTGTGTTGACATCACGTGGGACTTTAAGATCGAACCAAACTCTACCTAAAAAATCTTGCAAAATTCAAGGCAAGGCATTTATTCGCTTTTTTCAGAAACAAAGGGTAACTGAGAATTCGCCCTTCTGCAAATTCTACAAAAAAGGGGGGGTGGGCTCATTTATTTGGTATGTGTCAATATGGGGCACAAGTTTTACCATGCCCAAGAAAGCACTTCAGTCAGTCTTAAAGGTGCGCCGCAGCATTATACATCTGTTCAGGTAGAGCTCTTAATCTTTGCAATACTTTTACATTTCAGTAAATGCTGTACAACCTATAAAAACGACACAAGGTGTCCCTTCCTGGATAATGGACAAATTGTTGACCGCTTTGCAGAGTTGATAAAACCTGTCCCAGATTCTGGGATGATACGGTTGCACAACCAGGTCGCTGGTGTCTTAACAGCTCCTTTTTGGGCAGGCTTGTTCAGTCTCCATTTCTTTACCTCGGACCCCAATGATAGCAAATAGATCCTCGGTGGGTCAAACATCTCAACTCTAACATCTACTAAGTCAGCACTTGTGTGTGAATACCCATCATTTGATCTCAACAGCAATGTGTAATTAACACCAGCTTGTCTCTTGTGTAAATTCTTCCAAGTCATTCAGGttttgggagcaaaaacaaaaatctcacAAGGTTCAGGTACCTGGACATTGCAGAGGGTGGTGAATATTACCTACGTGATCCGTGACAACTTTTGATGGATCAgattttgaagaaaagaaagaaaaaaactaccACAGTTTGAGGATCTGGAGCACAAAGCAGATGAGTGGTGAAAATCATCTTTGTGGATGGTTTGTAGTTTATGAGTGATGATGTGTTCAGTGGCAACAAGTCATGTCTCATATTTCACAGTGAATAGAGGTACCTTGGGGGCAGTGGCACTATGCAACTTACCCCATACCAGGAGGTCCTCCTCTTCCGCCACGGTCGTATCCACCACTGCGGTCATATCCACCACTGCGGTCGTAAGTGCCACGGTCATAGCTGCTGCTACCACGGCCTCGCCCTCTGTAGCCCCCTCCTTCTGAGCGGTCGCCTTGGTCACGTCCAAACCTTCCACCCTGACCACCACTTTCAcctgatgtaaaacaaaattTGAGTAAATACGCATCCTGTTTAAGTTGAAGAACTTGTCACATATGTAAACACTTTAAAAATGCAGATGTAGTCTCGATCTGGAACTTTAATCCAGTCATTTTTACCTTCACTCCATCTTCCATagccgctgccgccgccgccaccaccaccaccaccaccgccaccacttTGTCCCTGGCTACCATATGAGCTTTGCTGTCCATAACTGTCTCCTCCTTGACCCTGGCCACCATAGGAACCCTGCGGCGGGTAGGATGGCTTGTCCCCATACCTTGAAATGGCGAAATTACATGAAAAGTTAATAGTAAAAACAAGAATAGGTGCACACTTGCATCGATTTGCACTGCTCAATGCAAAGCTAAAATGCAGAATTTGTGGCAATCATGTAATGGTGCAGGATGAAACTATTCAGTTTCAGGGCTTGTGCCgggaggaaggggagaggcAGAGGGGCAAAGCAGACCTGCCAACCGTATGCCAAAAAATGTCAGGTTCATGTGTTCATGCTgccccctcccaaaaaaacaaaagcaaagtcaAGATGCATATTATCTCAGAAGTCAAACATCAGtcattcctcctcctgctgaggtAATTTTACTGCCTTCAGGCATCCTACAGCTGTTAGAGGATAAGCAGATCGTCTCAGACAGCAGTTTACAAGAATTTGCAAACTTCTGAGTTGGTTCAAACTATGCTAAACACTGCCTACAGAGTTTGTTTAGGCTTGTTTGAAGCAAGCTTGGTCAAACTTTTTTGGGCAGGCTACACATTTCCATGTGTACTGCTGTGGCTTCTTGCTATTGGACAGGCTATTTGCACACTcaagagtaaaaaaacattccaCCACACTAAGGTGTTAAAACATGTACCTGCTAGGCAAAATGCATTCAGGTTGGCAGGTCTGGGGACATAGGTGTACTGTTTGGAGGAATCAATATCCGAAGCCGAAATTCTTGTTTATGAACCCAtcttttatgtctttgttaCTATACTGTTACATTGACAGAATGACAGTGTGAAACTGCAAGGACAGATGAGAcctcacaatttaaaaaaaaaaaggtaatgcaAGAATAACATCTTACCCAGTTGATTCCTGTCCGCTGTAGTTATCGTAGCTCTGCGGCTGAGACTGGCCATAACCATCTGCCAAAGACAAAGagaacaaaattaaacaaatcacaaaatgttTGCAGAATATCCTTTCACTccatgataaaataaatgtaatcaaaataacaataatcctACTAAACTGGAACAAAACTGACTTTTCTAAGGGGGtgtgttttattcaaatttaGTGCACTGATCAACATTATCCTCTTGTGACTGGATACTGTTGTCTCAATTATTACCATCAAATCACTCTAGATGCAGGGGTCCCTTGCAATGTCAATAATCTAAATGTCTCCTTTTGGGGCAATAATCTCAAATATAAATTTGCCTAAGAAAGATTTCATTTAGAGTGAGGATTCAACAAACTACAGGAGGTATTGATGGAGTGTTCAGTGGTTTACCCTACCACTGCTGTTCTGCTAATGTCTTTAAGAAAACAGACATAGACTTTAAAGCTTGTCACACCTGGCTGTCCATAGCCGCTGTAACTCTGTCCCCCATAAGTGCCACCGCCATTACCTTGACCGTATGCCTGTGGAACAAAAAGATCAGTTAGTCACGTTAACACCTATGCCTACAACTAACAGGTGTACATTAATCTGAGGAAGAGTCTTACCTGTCCACTCTGCTGACCACCATACGACCCATAGCTACagacacaacataaaaaaatgtagCTTAGAAAAAACCAAAGGTTATGCATCCCATTTCTTTTAAACGAGTTATGTTGAATAATAATGTGTATGGTGACTAATAACTGCAGAGGAAATTAATGTCAGACTGATTGTTACCTTTGTGAGCCACCGTAGCCTGAATCtaaaaagagacaaagcaaTGTGTCTGCATTAATACAAAGGGATTGCTGTGGAGAACTACATTGTTTGCTGCAGACTTCTACAAGGCAAGGCAACTAACCAGTTTATGATGCAACAATAGTTTGAGGGCAAAAGTAGACAAGCGCATTACTAAAGTAGGACAGCTTCACGCAAACAGGCCAGTCACCACGCCAATCCTCTAAAAATGGCGGTCAGTTTCGTCTCGGCTCAGGCTAATCCTTGAAACGAAACTAACTACAATTGGAATTGAAATGCTGTCAGTGGTACCTCAAACAAAATGTTAGAATAAACATGTTACCAAATTTGAGCTTAGCCACATGAGCTTAGATAGAGTAAATCTGTTTCTCGTTCAGTTAGGAGACAATAGCATCGGTATAAACAAAGACGCATTCACGCTCATGCTAAAAAGACACCCTAGGCTAAGTTAGCTAGCCGCGACGAGGCCCTGCCCATTCTGCACAATATGTACGTATCCTGACGGAACAGCGCAATTGTTGATTCACATTTACAGTAGAGTATGTACACAAAGCCGACTCTACTATTAAATCATATTTGTTGGAATAACTAATAAGGCAAAACTCGGTCCCGCTGAGGAACACGCGCTGTGTTCCATGAAATAGCCGGAACCCACCTTCTGGCCTCGCGGCTGTCCGCTAAATTAGCTGCAATGCTATTTAACCCACTTTTCATCATCCAAACACGTACAATGCAAAAACAATCGGTACATCGTTAAAACACATGTTGACTTACCAGTGGCCATTTTGTGCCGTTATTTatatagctttttaaaaaacaaggaaGTCCGTTTCTTCAGATTAGCTGATAAAAACCCAGGTTAACATCTACGCAGCGCCGCCGTACTGAGCAGAACACACTGCGGCACTTCACGCACACTTCCCCTTAgtgcagcttcttcttcttcctgttcgAACCGGCTGCTCGCATTCAAAGCTAACATGTAACGTTGCCACCTACTGTTTTATAGCGGTAGTGAGGAACGCGTGTCCTCAAATAACTTTATTCAACATGGGTTGACACTGCTTAAAGAGTTACCTTTTCCAGATTAACTAAGTATTAGGCTGCATTAatagcattttgtttttactgtcatATCTGGCATTTTACTGGCAGAAACCTAGAGGTGATTTAAAGGATACGTTCACCCAAATATGAAAATTCAGTCGCTATCTACTCAACTCCATTTGGATgaaaagtcgggtgaagttttgtagtcgtACAGATTGTAATGCCCCTTGAATCAAATTGCAATTTGTGATTGTGAAACACATATAATTccatcagggttttttttttaccccgttAAAAGGgtctctttttttccatcaatatggcaagtttttcctcgcTGGAgttgagggtctaaggacagaggatgtcgttcactgtacagattgtaaagcccattgaggcaatgtgattgtgattttgggctgtataaataaaattgatttgatctgatttgatAATTAAAAACTGACTTGACGTGGTCATTGTGCATATATTTTGCTCCCTGGGTCTTACTTGCTGTGGCACTTACTTCCAAAATCATCAGTTAAACCTGCTTGTATTCTTGCCTTGACAAGTATTAATaacatgttattattattgacaCATATTCTACTGAAAAGACAATTTAAAGTTGACATCTTTCAAAAATTAGTTTTTGTAATGCAGAGCAGGACAGGTCAGTAAACCTGCTTCCCAGAAAAAGTTGCTGGTAGGGTTACCATGAGTCACTCACGACAGGAGCAGCTgctgattaaattaaaacactCTGTGGCCCTGTGTGATTTCAATCTCAAAGCGACCATACAACAGGTGAAAAGTAACTAGAAACTAAAGTTGTGTAGTTGTAGTGGAGTACAAAAATAAACTGGAGTTTAGTAATTGGTAAATGTTCTTGGTTACATTCCATTACTGTTAATACATATAGTTGTCCCATAGTTTGCACGATGTAGGTCGCTTTTACTACAAGTGTGCAAGCTGTCGGTTGCCACTGAATGTAAATGAACCTTATAAAGTtgaatattattaataaaatcaatatttttccAAGTAATAAACACAACTAATTATTCCaattttattcattaaaaaatacatgcCTGATAAAACCAAATAATTACATCATAAAATGGAATGACAAAAAAGTGACAGTACTGGGTAAAGTGACTTTCTATCAAAATATATGCATGGAAGAAAGAAACGGTTAGAGTCAGGGTTTAAATGTTAACTTAATACATAAGGCAGTGTTAAAAAGGCACAGGCTGCACTTTAACTGTTTGACTGACCTCATCATAACTCCCCATATTCACACAGAAATAATGAGATGAGCACTGGCTGATGAATGCTGATAGACACACAAATTGTTTTGACACGTCTGGACATCTTCTCCATGTAGTGGTGCATAAAAGATCAACACATAAAGATAACAATCAAACAGAGGTGGTTGTCTACGTCCGAGTGTAACTACcgcaaaacaaaccaaaattcATTATCCTCTGCTGTTCGATGcatatataaaataaacaaccaCCATGTGGAAGGGCAGATCTAGTTTCAAGGccaacatttcaaatgtttttacattttacagataTAGCTACaga from Sparus aurata chromosome 2, fSpaAur1.1, whole genome shotgun sequence harbors:
- the taf15 gene encoding TATA-binding protein-associated factor 2N isoform X1, whose translation is MATDSGYGGSQSYGSYGGQQSGQAYGQGNGGGTYGGQSYSGYGQPDGYGQSQPQSYDNYSGQESTGYGDKPSYPPQGSYGGQGQGGDSYGQQSSYGSQGQSGGGGGGGGGGGGSGYGRWSEGESGGQGGRFGRDQGDRSEGGGYRGRGRGSSSYDRGTYDRSGGYDRSGGYDRGGRGGPPGMGGGDRGGYKNYGGSRDYGSRDEPDGEQDNSDNNTIFVQGLGEEATVQEVGDYFKQIGIIKVNKKTGQPMINIYSDKATGRPKGEATVSFDDPPSAKAAIDWFDGKEFNGKPIKVSFATRRAEFTQRGGGMGGGGGGGGGRGGRGGFRGRGGGGGPNFDIKGGDWPCPNSSCGNMNFARRQECNKCGAPKPGDAGGFGGGGDRGSRGGYGGDRGGGFRGRGGGFRGGDRGGYGGGGGGGGFGGGYKMGGRGDRRDDRRDRPY
- the taf15 gene encoding TATA-binding protein-associated factor 2N isoform X3; protein product: MGRMVVSRVDRHTVKVMAVALMGDRVTAAMDSQMVMASLSRRATITTADRNQLGMGTSHPTRRRVPMVARVKEETVMDSKAHMVARDKVVAVVVVVVAAAAAAMEDGVKVKVVVRVEGLDVTKATAQKEGATEGEAVVAAAMTVALTTAVVDMTAVVDTTVAEEEDLLVWGSRDYGSRDEPDGEQDNSDNNTIFVQGLGEEATVQEVGDYFKQIGIIKVNKKTGQPMINIYSDKATGRPKGEATVSFDDPPSAKAAIDWFDGKEFNGKPIKVSFATRRAEFTQRGGGMGGGGGGGGGRGGRGGFRGRGGGGGPNFDIKGGDWPCPNSSCGNMNFARRQECNKCGAPKPGDAGGFGGGGDRGSRGGYGGDRGGGFRGRGGGFRGGDRGGYGGGGGGGGFGGGYKMGGRGDRRDDRRDRPY
- the taf15 gene encoding TATA-binding protein-associated factor 2N isoform X4: MGRMVVSRVDRHTVKMVMASLSRRATITTADRNQLGMGTSHPTRRRVPMVARVKEETVMDSKAHMVARDKVVAVVVVVVAAAAAAMEDGVKVKVVVRVEGLDVTKATAQKEGATEGEAVVAAAMTVALTTAVVDMTAVVDTTVAEEEDLLVWGSRDYGSRDEPDGEQDNSDNNTIFVQGLGEEATVQEVGDYFKQIGIIKVNKKTGQPMINIYSDKATGRPKGEATVSFDDPPSAKAAIDWFDGKEFNGKPIKVSFATRRAEFTQRGGGMGGGGGGGGGRGGRGGFRGRGGGGGPNFDIKGGDWPCPNSSCGNMNFARRQECNKCGAPKPGDAGGFGGGGDRGSRGGYGGDRGGGFRGRGGGFRGGDRGGYGGGGGGGGFGGGYKMGGRGDRRDDRRDRPY
- the taf15 gene encoding TATA-binding protein-associated factor 2N isoform X2, which gives rise to MATDSGYGGSQSYGSYGGQQSGQAYGQDGYGQSQPQSYDNYSGQESTGYGDKPSYPPQGSYGGQGQGGDSYGQQSSYGSQGQSGGGGGGGGGGGGSGYGRWSEGESGGQGGRFGRDQGDRSEGGGYRGRGRGSSSYDRGTYDRSGGYDRSGGYDRGGRGGPPGMGGGDRGGYKNYGGSRDYGSRDEPDGEQDNSDNNTIFVQGLGEEATVQEVGDYFKQIGIIKVNKKTGQPMINIYSDKATGRPKGEATVSFDDPPSAKAAIDWFDGKEFNGKPIKVSFATRRAEFTQRGGGMGGGGGGGGGRGGRGGFRGRGGGGGPNFDIKGGDWPCPNSSCGNMNFARRQECNKCGAPKPGDAGGFGGGGDRGSRGGYGGDRGGGFRGRGGGFRGGDRGGYGGGGGGGGFGGGYKMGGRGDRRDDRRDRPY